The Geotalea uraniireducens Rf4 genome window below encodes:
- a CDS encoding DUF2442 domain-containing protein — protein MNQQKIKSVTAEAPSHLTILWRSGKHTRVDISEYFDSPGYERLKESKFFETAVVEEWGHGIEWADGEIGMDADSLYRLGKEQAGLAFPVTEFNAWMERNGLSLSAAAKALGITRRTIVYYHGGHKPIPIYIKLACIGWETLHLEHAA, from the coding sequence ATGAATCAACAAAAAATCAAATCCGTTACTGCTGAAGCACCGTCACATTTAACAATATTGTGGCGCTCCGGCAAACATACCAGGGTTGATATATCCGAATATTTCGACTCACCCGGGTATGAAAGGCTGAAGGAATCGAAGTTCTTTGAAACTGCTGTAGTCGAAGAATGGGGGCATGGGATAGAGTGGGCAGATGGAGAAATCGGCATGGACGCAGATTCCCTTTACAGACTGGGAAAAGAGCAGGCTGGCCTTGCCTTCCCGGTGACCGAGTTCAATGCTTGGATGGAACGTAACGGTCTTTCTCTGAGCGCTGCGGCCAAAGCGCTCGGCATTACACGCCGCACGATCGTGTACTATCACGGCGGACACAAGCCGATTCCCATCTATATCAAGCTTGCCTGTATCGGGTGGGAAACCCTTCACTTGGAGCACGCAGCGTGA
- a CDS encoding SET domain-containing protein-lysine N-methyltransferase: MKEQRDLTPMDLIKHKYLNNTSRFKKYSNSTTYKIEAKEPDYLYIKESQIPGSGNGLFTAIAIYKDEVISIFKGKILSDKEAQYRATNGEDGYFINMPDGTILDSMKVKCFAKCANDALGFVKTKYKNNSKITLDENGNVCIVANRNILVGEEIFCSYGNKYWKKYSEKW; the protein is encoded by the coding sequence GTGAAAGAACAACGAGACCTAACCCCCATGGATCTAATTAAGCATAAATATTTGAACAATACTTCCCGCTTTAAAAAATATTCTAATTCAACAACATATAAAATCGAAGCTAAAGAGCCAGACTATTTGTATATCAAGGAATCTCAAATACCTGGTTCTGGTAATGGTTTATTTACAGCAATTGCAATTTACAAGGATGAAGTAATTTCAATTTTCAAAGGAAAGATTTTATCAGATAAAGAAGCACAATACAGAGCAACAAATGGTGAAGATGGATATTTTATAAACATGCCCGATGGAACAATATTGGATTCAATGAAAGTGAAGTGTTTTGCTAAATGTGCAAATGATGCTTTGGGCTTTGTTAAAACAAAGTATAAAAACAATTCAAAAATAACGCTAGACGAAAATGGTAACGTTTGTATTGTAGCAAATAGAAATATATTGGTCGGTGAAGAAATATTCTGCAGCTATGGTAATAAATATTGGAAAAAATATTCGGAAAAATGGTGA
- a CDS encoding transposase: MARKPRIHTPGAIYHVIVRGNARQDIFSDDKDRYRFYEILQKSCERFQHRIHAFCLMTNHVHLEIQVSDIPLSRIMQNVSLRYTQWFNWRHKKSGHVFQGRYKAVMVDADAYLLELASYIHLNPVRARIAGQPENYRWSSHQAYLGKESLPWLETDFILSQFSTNVTDARIKFVVFVGERLAEGRREEFHGEKNIDSRIFGDDHFVDGVLAEVESLPEQKPDVNAVVGAVKRLYDIRDDRLSAQGRDRVTSEARGLAAWATLELSSGKLTELARHVGRDPSTLTCALRRIEKLREKDPLLVDKMERLRRDLLESSYQVLTP, translated from the coding sequence ATGGCACGAAAACCCCGCATACACACGCCTGGTGCAATTTACCACGTAATCGTTCGTGGCAATGCACGTCAGGATATTTTCTCAGATGATAAGGACCGGTATCGCTTCTATGAGATTCTCCAGAAATCGTGCGAGCGATTCCAGCACCGAATTCACGCCTTTTGCCTGATGACAAACCATGTACATCTGGAGATTCAGGTGAGCGATATACCCTTATCAAGAATCATGCAGAACGTGTCTCTGAGGTACACGCAGTGGTTCAACTGGCGGCACAAAAAGTCGGGTCACGTTTTCCAGGGCAGATATAAGGCTGTTATGGTAGATGCCGACGCTTACCTTCTGGAACTGGCATCCTACATTCACCTCAATCCAGTGCGGGCGCGGATCGCGGGCCAGCCGGAAAATTACCGGTGGAGCAGTCACCAGGCATATCTTGGCAAGGAGAGCCTTCCATGGCTCGAAACCGATTTCATCCTTTCCCAGTTCTCCACCAATGTAACGGATGCTCGTATAAAGTTTGTGGTATTTGTGGGCGAGAGATTGGCGGAAGGCCGTCGGGAGGAGTTTCATGGGGAGAAGAACATCGACAGCCGCATCTTTGGAGATGACCATTTCGTCGATGGCGTGCTTGCAGAGGTGGAATCTCTGCCGGAACAAAAACCTGACGTGAATGCCGTAGTTGGAGCCGTGAAGAGGCTTTATGATATCCGCGATGATCGTCTCAGTGCGCAGGGTCGAGACCGGGTCACTTCCGAAGCTAGAGGCCTTGCGGCGTGGGCGACGCTAGAGCTTAGCAGTGGGAAGCTGACGGAGTTAGCGAGGCACGTGGGACGAGACCCCTCGACGTTAACATGTGCCCTGCGACGAATTGAGAAACTGCGGGAAAAAGATCCCCTGCTTGTTGATAAAATGGAACGGCTACGGCGTGATTTGCTGGAGTCAAGTTATCAAGTCCTGACCCCATAG
- a CDS encoding S10 family serine carboxypeptidase-like protein — MAEENHKRHSLFSIVQNQTRETTQESYKRVGAWFLGSCGENADLMENLVTASLSEHANFRKTYFNDPPYIDTDIKSSQEYKTACNNLEIARKELSQKLHDSVPFFSERYQAHMNWDTVLPANVGYITAMMYNQNNVATEGGPQTCALEKEVGEQLCSLMGFAKEFVVNTNDNPIKVNPWGHITADGTIANLESMWVARNLKFYPLAVKEALFCYRKNELAEAYNKLTVTVYEAEDNPTMMVRKTKLLVNCTTWQLLNLLPDEVSCLAENIIHYCPQYKETGIDKFLTPFLIQNKGLMYYTQTYPEIKSMRVFVPATNHYSWPKSGTVLGLGQDSVVGIPVDNNCRMDINILRNQLLECAQNKIPVLMVVGVIGSTEEGVVDNLEGILKLRKETISGSYQFNGLNFLIHCDAAWGGYLRTMMVNPKTDNAEVVQAEFVADVPLSSYAQKQYALLQMADTLTVDPHKAGFIPYPAGSLCYRNGFMRYFITFNAAYIHSDKNLNMGIFGLEGSKPGAAAAAVWMAHRTIPLDNSGYGLILGECAFSAKLYYCYWLTLAGDSDVFRIESLVPLPEKITGYQGQTLATGKADIIRYIRNNIIGKTNEHLAKNPDLIAVLQQIGSDVLINSFVVNFKNKDGRWNTDLTKLNTLNNNLLKKFSITTPEQAHEKNTPFIITSSNLTNQNYKVPLTRIGKELGIAIPDEQSMTFIINTILHPWPTTNGFINTIMSLFKQEVLNQIKTLQTTETLQQLVMEAVATDRVTAIPSDATARPARWYNLNNSYAGYAKADKNGNELFYWFFESQTKPTEQTPLVLWLNGGPGASSLAGLFLENGPFAMGSDGMLTPNSYSWNTKTHLIYWDQPAGTGFSTKKPNTYVTTEAELAKQFVNALQDFYAKHPEYRNNPLYLTGESYAGKYLPYIATEITTRNKTGNELKIHLHGIAIGDGWMYPEKQTLDQIEYAYMLGLVDANQKRLALEQFEQFSVDLKKGDMKQAFTDGTKVSSTLTACGGGENIYDVRSWSDASLQPLRNYLGSPLVKQAIHVPQEVVWSFEDAAGPVSDNLINDMMASVTAVIPPLVDIQSNGKPVYQLLFYTGNFDMSCGFSGTEQILRNMNWSGKESWAKLKRQVWYTTDSNNKRVTQGCIKRLANLMQIEVPMSGHQVPLYQPKISQDMLHAWIFNEAFKTYDPLSEQAKAK, encoded by the coding sequence ATGGCAGAAGAAAACCACAAAAGACACTCCTTGTTTTCTATTGTGCAAAACCAAACAAGAGAAACAACTCAGGAGAGCTACAAGCGTGTTGGCGCCTGGTTTTTGGGGTCATGCGGCGAAAATGCCGATCTGATGGAAAATTTGGTAACCGCCAGTCTTAGCGAGCATGCCAATTTTCGTAAAACCTACTTTAACGATCCGCCTTATATCGATACGGATATAAAATCTTCGCAGGAGTACAAAACAGCCTGCAATAACCTCGAAATCGCCCGCAAAGAGTTATCCCAAAAACTGCATGACAGCGTGCCTTTTTTTAGCGAACGCTACCAGGCACACATGAATTGGGATACCGTTTTACCGGCCAATGTCGGCTATATTACCGCCATGATGTACAACCAAAATAATGTTGCCACCGAAGGCGGTCCCCAAACTTGTGCACTGGAAAAAGAGGTTGGTGAGCAGCTGTGCAGCTTGATGGGATTTGCCAAAGAGTTCGTGGTGAATACCAACGATAATCCAATTAAGGTTAATCCTTGGGGGCATATCACAGCTGACGGCACAATTGCTAATCTGGAATCCATGTGGGTAGCACGAAATTTGAAATTCTACCCTTTGGCTGTGAAAGAGGCTCTGTTTTGCTACAGGAAGAACGAGCTTGCCGAAGCCTATAATAAACTTACAGTTACCGTTTATGAAGCGGAAGATAACCCGACGATGATGGTACGTAAAACTAAACTCCTGGTTAATTGTACTACTTGGCAGCTGCTTAATCTGTTGCCTGATGAAGTTTCCTGTCTGGCTGAAAATATTATTCACTATTGTCCACAATATAAAGAAACCGGTATTGATAAATTTCTGACCCCGTTTTTAATCCAAAACAAGGGACTGATGTACTACACACAAACGTACCCTGAGATAAAAAGCATGAGAGTCTTCGTACCGGCTACCAACCACTATTCATGGCCAAAATCGGGAACTGTTCTGGGGCTGGGGCAAGATAGCGTTGTGGGTATTCCGGTTGACAATAATTGCCGCATGGATATTAACATTTTAAGAAATCAACTATTGGAATGCGCCCAAAACAAGATCCCTGTTTTAATGGTTGTCGGTGTAATCGGCAGTACCGAAGAAGGCGTGGTGGATAACCTTGAAGGTATTCTTAAACTGCGTAAAGAGACAATCAGTGGAAGCTATCAATTTAACGGATTAAATTTCCTTATCCACTGCGATGCAGCTTGGGGCGGCTACCTGCGCACTATGATGGTCAATCCTAAAACCGATAACGCAGAAGTTGTACAGGCCGAGTTTGTGGCCGATGTACCGCTCTCATCATATGCTCAAAAACAATATGCTCTTTTACAAATGGCTGACACGCTGACTGTTGATCCGCACAAGGCAGGTTTTATACCGTACCCGGCCGGTTCGCTTTGTTATCGTAACGGATTCATGCGCTACTTCATTACATTTAACGCCGCCTACATTCATTCGGATAAAAATCTTAACATGGGTATCTTTGGCCTGGAAGGTTCCAAGCCGGGGGCTGCCGCTGCGGCTGTCTGGATGGCTCATCGTACGATTCCATTGGATAACAGCGGCTATGGCTTGATTCTTGGCGAGTGTGCCTTCAGCGCAAAACTTTACTACTGCTACTGGCTGACACTGGCAGGCGACAGCGATGTTTTCAGAATAGAATCGCTGGTACCGCTGCCGGAAAAAATTACCGGCTATCAAGGTCAAACCTTAGCTACCGGTAAAGCAGACATTATCCGCTATATCAGAAACAACATTATCGGCAAAACCAACGAGCATTTGGCTAAAAATCCGGATCTGATTGCCGTTTTACAACAAATTGGTTCAGATGTGCTGATCAACTCCTTCGTGGTTAACTTTAAGAACAAAGACGGACGATGGAATACAGATCTTACCAAGCTGAATACGCTTAACAATAATCTGTTAAAGAAATTTTCCATTACCACGCCTGAACAAGCCCATGAAAAAAATACACCATTTATCATTACCAGCTCTAATTTAACCAATCAAAACTACAAAGTACCATTGACAAGAATTGGTAAAGAGCTGGGCATTGCCATACCTGACGAACAGTCCATGACATTTATCATCAACACGATTTTGCATCCCTGGCCAACAACGAACGGCTTTATCAACACGATCATGAGCCTGTTTAAACAGGAAGTTTTAAATCAAATCAAAACCCTGCAAACAACAGAAACCCTGCAACAGCTTGTCATGGAAGCCGTCGCAACTGACCGTGTAACAGCGATTCCAAGCGACGCCACCGCCAGACCTGCCCGCTGGTATAATCTCAATAACTCCTATGCCGGTTATGCTAAAGCCGATAAAAACGGCAACGAGCTGTTTTACTGGTTCTTTGAAAGCCAGACAAAACCAACCGAACAGACACCACTGGTACTTTGGCTTAATGGTGGACCGGGTGCATCCTCTTTAGCCGGTCTGTTTTTAGAAAACGGACCATTTGCCATGGGAAGTGATGGTATGCTTACACCAAACAGTTACAGCTGGAATACCAAAACCCATCTTATCTACTGGGATCAGCCTGCAGGCACCGGTTTCAGCACAAAAAAACCAAACACCTACGTTACAACCGAAGCGGAACTGGCCAAACAGTTTGTCAATGCCCTGCAGGATTTCTATGCCAAACATCCTGAATACCGCAACAATCCACTCTATCTGACAGGGGAAAGTTATGCCGGTAAATATTTGCCGTACATTGCCACAGAGATCACAACACGCAACAAAACAGGCAATGAGCTTAAGATTCACCTGCATGGCATAGCCATTGGTGACGGCTGGATGTACCCGGAAAAACAAACTCTTGATCAGATTGAGTATGCTTATATGCTTGGTTTGGTCGATGCCAATCAAAAAAGGCTTGCTCTAGAACAATTTGAGCAGTTCTCCGTGGATTTGAAAAAAGGGGATATGAAACAGGCATTCACGGATGGAACAAAAGTAAGTTCCACTTTAACTGCCTGCGGCGGCGGTGAAAATATCTATGATGTCCGTAGTTGGTCGGATGCTTCATTGCAACCATTGCGCAACTACCTGGGCAGCCCTTTGGTGAAACAGGCTATTCATGTGCCGCAAGAGGTTGTCTGGAGTTTTGAAGATGCTGCGGGACCGGTTTCCGATAACCTGATTAACGACATGATGGCCTCGGTTACTGCGGTTATTCCCCCTTTGGTTGACATACAAAGCAACGGGAAGCCTGTCTACCAACTGCTCTTTTATACCGGCAACTTTGATATGTCCTGCGGTTTTTCCGGCACCGAACAGATTTTAAGAAACATGAATTGGTCAGGCAAAGAAAGCTGGGCCAAGTTGAAGCGCCAGGTTTGGTATACAACCGACAGCAACAATAAGAGAGTTACCCAAGGCTGCATTAAAAGACTTGCCAATCTGATGCAAATAGAGGTGCCGATGTCCGGCCATCAAGTACCATTGTATCAGCCAAAGATCTCCCAAGACATGCTGCATGCCTGGATATTTAATGAAGCGTTTAAGACCTATGATCCGTTATCTGAACAGGCAAAAGCTAAATAA
- a CDS encoding M23 family metallopeptidase translates to MRTFISIVIVVVLGITAYYFLGTPAPAVSLTPDGGPISASRELAIKLDASGALLKKLTVRALQGDKTVDVLVKDYPKGTHQAGETFNFSRAGLREGPFQLQIKSTDSPLHFGAGNSTTLLRSYDMQNTPPVVAVLSAAHNITRGGAGLVVYTLPREVEKTGVKYADQFSPGYRQGGGFYACLFPFPYNMDPKQYVPRVIAVDRAGNERLMGINFHLLPKTFSADRINLSDSFLEKVAAEFKNKFPQAATPLEIFQKANNQLREQDAKALNEFARQTSPVPLWQGEFLRLPNSAPRGSFGQFRIYLYQGKVVDQQTHLGVDLASLAHSPVPAANRGRVVHAGDLGIYGQCIVIDHGLGLQTLYGHLSQMVVKEGDNVEKGQTIGNTGATGMAAGDHLHFGVIVSGVPVNPIEWWDPSWIRNNVTNKLDMYKTSK, encoded by the coding sequence ATGAGAACCTTTATATCCATCGTGATCGTGGTGGTGTTGGGCATCACCGCTTATTATTTTTTGGGCACGCCAGCGCCTGCGGTGTCTCTGACGCCCGATGGCGGGCCGATCTCCGCAAGCCGCGAACTGGCCATTAAGCTGGACGCATCCGGAGCCCTGCTTAAAAAACTTACGGTGAGGGCCCTTCAAGGCGATAAGACGGTCGATGTCCTGGTCAAGGATTATCCCAAAGGCACCCACCAAGCCGGAGAAACCTTCAATTTCAGTCGGGCCGGCCTCAGGGAAGGCCCCTTCCAGCTGCAGATCAAGTCGACAGATTCTCCCCTGCATTTCGGCGCCGGCAACAGTACTACACTTCTCCGCTCTTACGACATGCAGAATACGCCGCCAGTTGTCGCGGTGTTGAGCGCTGCCCACAACATCACCCGCGGAGGCGCCGGTCTGGTGGTATACACGCTCCCCAGAGAGGTTGAGAAAACAGGTGTAAAGTACGCTGACCAGTTCTCTCCCGGGTACAGGCAGGGGGGGGGCTTTTACGCCTGTCTCTTTCCTTTCCCTTACAACATGGACCCCAAACAATACGTTCCGAGGGTGATAGCCGTTGACCGTGCCGGCAACGAGCGGCTCATGGGAATCAACTTCCATCTCCTTCCAAAAACCTTTTCCGCGGACAGGATCAATCTGTCCGACTCCTTTCTGGAGAAGGTTGCCGCTGAGTTCAAGAACAAATTTCCGCAGGCCGCAACACCACTGGAAATCTTCCAGAAGGCTAACAACCAGCTGCGGGAGCAGGATGCCAAAGCCCTTAATGAATTCGCAAGGCAAACCTCGCCCGTGCCGCTCTGGCAGGGGGAGTTCCTGCGGTTGCCCAACTCCGCCCCACGCGGTTCCTTCGGCCAGTTCCGCATTTATCTGTATCAGGGAAAAGTCGTAGATCAGCAGACTCACCTGGGGGTCGACCTGGCCTCCCTTGCCCATTCCCCTGTGCCTGCTGCCAATCGCGGCAGGGTTGTCCATGCCGGCGACCTGGGCATTTACGGTCAGTGCATCGTAATCGACCATGGCCTGGGTCTGCAGACCCTCTACGGCCACTTGAGCCAAATGGTAGTTAAGGAAGGGGACAACGTGGAAAAAGGCCAGACTATCGGCAACACCGGGGCCACCGGCATGGCCGCCGGCGACCACCTCCACTTTGGAGTCATCGTATCCGGTGTTCCGGTCAATCCGATCGAATGGTGGGACCCGTCCTGGATCAGAAACAATGTCACGAACAAGCTCGATATGTATAAAACATCAAAATGA
- the trmB gene encoding tRNA (guanosine(46)-N7)-methyltransferase TrmB: protein MTQSFIHIESPNYLKAETLGSPADWAGVFGNNRPLALEIGCGIGDFMVKTSLDAPETNFIAIDYYNKGCYKTCRRIDRHGLSNVRVLREEARQFITERIAKGSLSAVYINCPDPWPKKKHRKRRLVNRQFMEFLRDYLAPGADFYFATDFDDYGIDVAGMLPGVEGFENRLAPDLYVHDLPGYHLSKYMLKFMAEGKRIYFVHYKRI, encoded by the coding sequence ATGACACAATCCTTCATCCACATCGAATCCCCCAACTACCTGAAGGCGGAAACACTGGGAAGCCCTGCGGATTGGGCCGGCGTATTCGGCAACAACCGGCCGCTGGCGCTTGAAATCGGCTGCGGTATCGGCGACTTCATGGTGAAGACCTCTCTCGATGCGCCGGAGACCAACTTCATCGCCATCGATTATTACAACAAGGGGTGCTACAAGACCTGCCGCCGCATCGACCGCCACGGTCTCTCCAATGTCCGGGTGCTCAGGGAAGAGGCGCGCCAGTTCATTACCGAGCGGATCGCCAAAGGCTCGTTATCCGCAGTCTACATCAACTGCCCCGACCCCTGGCCGAAGAAGAAGCACCGGAAGCGCCGGCTCGTGAACCGGCAATTCATGGAATTCCTCCGCGACTACCTCGCCCCGGGCGCCGACTTCTACTTCGCCACCGATTTCGACGACTACGGTATCGACGTGGCGGGGATGCTCCCCGGCGTTGAGGGGTTCGAGAATCGGCTGGCGCCGGACCTCTACGTACATGACCTGCCGGGCTATCACCTCTCCAAGTACATGCTCAAGTTCATGGCCGAGGGGAAGCGGATCTATTTCGTTCACTACAAGCGGATCTAA
- a CDS encoding NAD-glutamate dehydrogenase domain-containing protein yields MDSAKSGSRTRNAERAENRRWLREWMNPYFFISMKDEPKAVSILERELATLRDNRRLILADREKSYIQAFVNRPGTLYDTLRRVQEREISYAMIAHSAGPMPGMEQALEIQRFEFDRKSNEEIIAGKDVVVPLGIRRRISAELKRNFPSFDLKELDRLLRILWLNNANYVRVSAPARVAQILQLYQRSNQGGGLYLGVEEMASGNEWRVLFAVGNPPQQDFLFQIMEVFNRLSLGVNRAYCLTISNGIHPYFLGTFYVQRRDGGVLAQGDGIFSRLQQELYNTQILPTRSEAFRNFVMNGVMSGEEASLINAFIAFCHTNLAHTQPDRFDSAEVRSAFLSHPEIALQLAQLFRVRFDPARGVRDEAYRSVLAETEQAVEEYNTGHRYLDEVRRSIFRCCLIFITHTLKTNFFVLEKQALAFRLDPAYLAKLGPEATSDLPQAVPFRVTFFFSRFGFGYHIGFSDIARGGWRTVIARTNDDYLTNAGTIFRENFVLAHTQHLKNKDIYEGGSKLVVILDVSDLRAREREMETWRLYKLQFGIINAFLDIFVTENGVARDPRVLDYYREDEPIELGPDENMHDSMIETIARLSQKREYLLGIGIISSKKVGINHKEYGVTSTGVVKFAEITMAELGIDIRKDPFSVKFTGGPNGDVAGNAMRIMLDRCPQMAIRLILDGTAALCDGSGADRTELKRIILKEDLEAFDPHALHPGGFMLFRTGSRKEGLRELYRKVSMTPAGLHEEWISIDEFYREFDELPFTVQADLFIPAGGRPETIDKENWQEFLLADGTPSAQAIVEGANSFITPEARVQLQKNGVIIMRDASANKCGVISSSYEIIANLLLSEQEFLAEKERYVADVLEILEKRAGDEAQLILRRRREQPMLLCTEISDALSSEINGLYARIFKFFQGRPELCLQPIFRRAILSHLPRILREETRYRRRIGKLPQKYLFAILAAEIASSLVYRGDQEAAFEDTLRLHLTRNFPA; encoded by the coding sequence ATGGACAGTGCCAAATCGGGCAGTAGAACGCGAAACGCGGAGCGGGCGGAAAATCGCCGCTGGCTCCGGGAATGGATGAACCCCTACTTTTTCATTTCCATGAAGGACGAGCCGAAGGCCGTCTCCATCCTCGAACGGGAACTGGCGACCCTGCGCGACAACCGCCGGCTTATCCTTGCCGACCGGGAAAAGAGCTACATCCAGGCCTTCGTCAACCGCCCCGGCACCCTCTACGACACCCTGCGCCGGGTCCAGGAACGGGAAATATCCTACGCCATGATCGCCCACTCCGCCGGACCGATGCCCGGAATGGAGCAGGCCCTGGAGATCCAGCGCTTCGAGTTTGACCGGAAGAGCAACGAGGAGATCATTGCCGGCAAGGATGTGGTGGTTCCCCTCGGCATCAGGAGAAGGATTTCCGCCGAGCTGAAGCGAAACTTCCCCTCTTTCGATCTTAAGGAGCTGGACCGGCTCCTCCGCATCCTCTGGCTCAATAACGCGAACTACGTGCGGGTCTCGGCGCCGGCACGGGTCGCCCAGATACTGCAACTCTACCAGCGGAGCAATCAAGGGGGTGGGCTCTATCTGGGTGTGGAAGAGATGGCGAGCGGCAACGAATGGCGGGTCCTGTTCGCCGTGGGGAACCCACCCCAGCAGGATTTCCTCTTCCAGATCATGGAGGTCTTCAACCGTCTCTCCCTCGGGGTGAACCGCGCCTACTGCCTCACCATCTCCAACGGCATCCATCCCTACTTCCTCGGCACCTTCTACGTGCAGCGGCGCGACGGAGGGGTGCTGGCGCAGGGGGACGGGATCTTCAGCCGGCTCCAGCAGGAGCTTTACAACACCCAGATCCTGCCCACCAGATCGGAGGCCTTCCGCAACTTCGTCATGAACGGGGTTATGAGCGGCGAGGAGGCCTCGCTGATCAACGCCTTCATCGCCTTCTGCCATACGAACCTGGCCCATACCCAGCCGGACCGCTTCGATTCGGCGGAAGTCAGGAGCGCCTTCCTCTCCCACCCGGAGATAGCCCTCCAACTGGCACAGCTCTTCAGGGTGCGCTTCGATCCGGCCAGGGGCGTCCGGGACGAAGCATACCGGTCGGTCCTCGCGGAAACGGAGCAGGCCGTCGAGGAGTACAACACCGGCCACCGCTACCTGGATGAGGTGCGGCGCTCCATCTTCCGCTGCTGCCTCATCTTCATCACCCATACCCTGAAGACCAACTTCTTCGTCCTGGAAAAGCAGGCCCTCGCCTTCCGCCTCGACCCCGCCTACCTGGCGAAGCTCGGCCCCGAGGCAACCTCCGACCTGCCGCAGGCCGTGCCGTTCCGGGTCACCTTCTTCTTCAGCCGCTTCGGCTTCGGCTATCACATCGGCTTCTCCGACATCGCCCGGGGCGGCTGGCGGACCGTCATCGCCCGCACCAACGACGACTATCTGACCAACGCCGGCACCATCTTCCGCGAGAACTTCGTCCTGGCCCACACCCAGCATCTGAAAAACAAGGATATCTACGAGGGGGGGTCGAAGCTGGTGGTGATCCTCGATGTCTCGGACCTGAGAGCCCGGGAGCGGGAAATGGAGACGTGGCGGCTCTACAAGCTCCAGTTCGGGATCATCAACGCCTTCCTCGACATCTTCGTCACCGAAAACGGGGTCGCCAGGGACCCGCGGGTGCTGGACTACTACCGGGAAGACGAGCCGATCGAACTGGGGCCCGACGAGAACATGCACGACTCGATGATCGAGACCATCGCCCGGCTGTCGCAAAAGCGGGAGTACCTGCTCGGCATCGGCATCATCTCCAGTAAAAAGGTGGGGATCAACCACAAGGAGTACGGGGTCACCTCCACCGGGGTGGTGAAGTTCGCCGAAATCACCATGGCGGAGCTGGGCATCGACATCCGCAAGGACCCGTTCTCCGTAAAGTTCACCGGAGGCCCCAACGGCGACGTGGCTGGAAACGCCATGCGGATCATGCTCGACCGCTGCCCGCAGATGGCGATCCGCCTCATCCTCGACGGCACCGCCGCCCTCTGCGACGGATCGGGAGCCGACCGGACGGAGCTGAAACGGATCATACTCAAGGAAGACCTGGAGGCCTTCGACCCCCATGCCCTTCACCCCGGCGGCTTCATGCTCTTCCGCACCGGCAGCCGCAAAGAAGGGCTCAGGGAGCTCTACCGCAAAGTGAGCATGACCCCGGCCGGCCTGCATGAGGAGTGGATATCCATCGACGAATTCTACCGGGAGTTCGACGAGCTCCCCTTCACCGTGCAGGCGGACCTCTTCATCCCCGCCGGAGGCCGCCCGGAGACCATCGACAAGGAGAACTGGCAGGAATTCCTGCTGGCGGACGGCACCCCGTCTGCGCAGGCCATCGTCGAGGGGGCCAACTCATTCATCACCCCCGAGGCCCGCGTCCAGCTCCAGAAAAATGGGGTCATCATCATGCGCGACGCCTCGGCCAACAAGTGCGGCGTAATCTCCTCCTCCTACGAGATCATCGCCAACCTGCTCCTGAGCGAACAAGAGTTCCTGGCCGAGAAGGAACGCTACGTGGCCGACGTCCTCGAAATCCTGGAGAAACGGGCCGGCGACGAGGCGCAGTTGATCCTCAGGCGCCGCCGAGAGCAGCCGATGCTCCTCTGCACCGAGATCTCCGATGCGCTGAGCAGCGAGATCAACGGCCTCTACGCCCGCATCTTCAAATTCTTCCAGGGACGCCCGGAACTCTGCCTGCAACCCATCTTCCGCCGGGCCATCCTCTCCCACCTCCCGCGCATCCTCCGCGAAGAGACACGCTACCGGCGGCGGATCGGCAAGCTGCCGCAGAAATACCTCTTCGCCATTCTCGCCGCCGAGATCGCATCCTCCCTCGTATACCGGGGAGACCAGGAAGCGGCCTTCGAGGACACGCTCCGGCTCCACCTGACGCGAAACTTCCCTGCCTGA
- a CDS encoding chemotaxis protein CheW — translation MSPDIVPFAHPEEKLKQNKIIQMVTFALDREEYGVEVLSVREIIRMPELTKMPNAPHYIEGVINLRGTVIPVISLRKRFNMDSHENDRNSRILVMELKGGNLTGFIVDSVAEVIRIQSDSIQPAPNVAHMDGVQDCIVGILDHNQRLLILLDLNLLFDDDEHENLTAVA, via the coding sequence ATGTCGCCGGATATTGTCCCATTTGCCCACCCGGAAGAAAAACTGAAACAAAACAAGATAATACAGATGGTCACCTTCGCCCTTGACCGGGAAGAATACGGCGTGGAAGTTTTGAGCGTCCGCGAGATCATCAGGATGCCAGAACTGACCAAAATGCCCAATGCTCCCCATTACATCGAAGGGGTCATCAATCTGCGCGGCACAGTGATCCCGGTCATCTCTCTCCGTAAACGATTCAACATGGATAGCCACGAAAACGACCGGAATTCCCGCATCCTGGTCATGGAACTTAAAGGTGGCAATTTGACCGGTTTTATCGTAGATTCCGTAGCAGAGGTAATACGGATTCAAAGCGACTCGATCCAGCCGGCGCCCAATGTCGCTCACATGGACGGCGTTCAGGACTGCATCGTCGGCATTCTGGACCACAACCAGCGGCTCCTGATCCTGCTCGACCTGAATCTGCTCTTTGACGATGACGAACATGAGAATCTGACGGCTGTTGCCTGA